The segment GCGCTTCCTCCACCGCATGGGTAGAAATGCCGATAATCTTGTTCCCTACCCGCTGACGCGCCTGCAGGATCGGCATATCTCCCTGTCCCAGATGAATGCCATCGGCATCGGTTTCAAGAGCCAGCTCCACATGATCATTCACGATAAACGGGATGCCGTATTTGCGCGTCAGTGCCCGCAGCGCCTTCGCTTTTTGCAGCAGCTCATCCTTATGACTTGTCTTGTCCCGAAGCTGAATAATATCGGCTCCTCCCTGAATCGCTTCCTCCATGACCTCAAGAAGGCTCCGTCCAGGGTGAAAATTCTCGCCTGTAATAGCGTACAGCCTGAAATCTGGCATCATTTGCTTCCTCTCCCCTGTCACGATTGTTTAATGGCCCACATAACGGGCATACAGACTCTTCGCCCGAACCAAATCATCGGTTCCCTGAATGAGCACCCGCCCATCGGCGAACAGCACCAGCCGCTCCCCATCGGCTAACGACGCCCGCAGCAAGTACTCATTCACCTTCAGCTCACGCACGGCAGGTCTTAGCCGCTCCTCCCACACCGACAGGGAGAACGGCTCGTGGCCCGAGATTTGTACCGACTCCCGGCCGCACAGGCTGAGCTCTGTATTGGCCTCCTGCGTAAGCGCAGGATATTCATGAAGTCCGCAGCATGGACATTGCTCCCTGGCCTTGCCCAGCTTCATGGCATGGTACTGGTTATGCCACACGTCCATCGTAATGAGGCTCTCTCGCCGCGCCCCGGTGTCCCCGACGAGATATTTCAGCGCCTCCACCGCCTGGTAGGAAGCCACAATATCAACGATGGGCGAGATGACCCCGATCGTATCGCAGGTCTGGCCGCCAGAGTCTGCGGACTGGATGAAGCAGCGCAGGCATGGCGTAACGCCCGGCACCAGAATGGCGCTCATGCCCCGCGAGCTGACCGCTCCCCCATATACAAAAGGAACGCCCTGCTTGAAGCAGGCATCGTTCAGCAGAAAGCGGGTCTGGAAGTTGTCCGTGCCGTCCAGCACCAGCTCCATTCCCTCCAGCAGCCCTTCCACATTATCAGGCGTTACGTCCGTGAATACGGCCTCAATCTGGATCTCGGAGTTGATGCGCGCCAGCTTATTTCGGGCCGCAATCACCTTGGGCAGCGCCTGCGCCGCATCCTCTTCATCAAACAGCATCTGCCGCTGCAGATTGCTGGGCTCTACATAATCCCGGTCCACCATACGTACATGGCCTACCCCCGAGCGGACCATATGGTTCGCCAGTACCGTGCCCAGTGCCCCCATGCCGACAATCAACACCCTGCTGGCTTGCAGCTTCTCCTGACCTGCAGCACCCACCTGCGGGAACAGCATCTGCCTGGAATAACGCTCATTCATACTCATGTTCCTTTCTGTGCTGGATATTCATGCAGCAGATCTACACGCTGAAATATGCAAAAAAAGCCATTCGAGAATACACGAATGGCTTGAACAATTCGAATGGACTTCTCTACGCCAGCATTACCTGGATCAGATGAACGGTCCGGAGCACAAGGCTTCCATCTCAGCCGGACTTCATCCAGCACCCGCGCTATTCAGCTCTAAATGTAGCATAACGAAACCGTGAGATTTTGGCAACCTTATCCTCAGGATTGTGCTGCCGCCGCGGCCCAACCTTTGGCTCGCTACGTACAAGCGTCCATACAAGTGTGCGCTGATTCGAATAAAATGCTCATGTAACCGGTGTACTGGCGAGAAAGGAGGAAGTGTAGTGACGTACACAGCAGCAAAGCAGTGGATCGGGCAGCCGGTCTGTCTGCTATTGGACGATGGAAGCTACTGCATCGGAACCCTGGAGACTCTAACCAAGAAGCATGTCACCTTATCTCAGGC is part of the Paenibacillus algicola genome and harbors:
- the thiE gene encoding thiamine phosphate synthase, with amino-acid sequence MPDFRLYAITGENFHPGRSLLEVMEEAIQGGADIIQLRDKTSHKDELLQKAKALRALTRKYGIPFIVNDHVELALETDADGIHLGQGDMPILQARQRVGNKIIGISTHAVEEALLAGQQGADYIGAGPVYATQTKADVVAPVGLSYIREVAEKSRVPFVAIGGIKLSNVDEVIRAGATRICAVSEIVGSENVAGTCRAFLAKLDQGGQGV
- a CDS encoding ThiF family adenylyltransferase produces the protein MNERYSRQMLFPQVGAAGQEKLQASRVLIVGMGALGTVLANHMVRSGVGHVRMVDRDYVEPSNLQRQMLFDEEDAAQALPKVIAARNKLARINSEIQIEAVFTDVTPDNVEGLLEGMELVLDGTDNFQTRFLLNDACFKQGVPFVYGGAVSSRGMSAILVPGVTPCLRCFIQSADSGGQTCDTIGVISPIVDIVASYQAVEALKYLVGDTGARRESLITMDVWHNQYHAMKLGKAREQCPCCGLHEYPALTQEANTELSLCGRESVQISGHEPFSLSVWEERLRPAVRELKVNEYLLRASLADGERLVLFADGRVLIQGTDDLVRAKSLYARYVGH